The genomic stretch CAGAAGCGGGATTATCAGTATAGTGCTCACCATAGATATCCACAAATCCAAGCCTCCGCCATAAATATGGGCACAATACGGACAAAGCCTCTGTCATCAGGCCAGCTCCCCACCATTTCCTGGCCAGCATAAATCCAACCCAGATCACTTCTTCACCGGTCACATGATGGGCCTCAAGGTGCCCCCCCATATTTCCGGCCAACTCGCCATTCGCGAAGATACCAAGGCCTGCATTGCGTGACGGGTCCCTCGTTGCAGCTTGCTCTAGCCTGTCAGCAACATAGGAGCGCGAAACAGGCCACGGCCATGAAGCCGTCATCTTCACCACGTCATAGTCATTAACGACAGCGAAATACGCCGCTTCATCCTGCATGGTGAGCGGGCGCAGTTCCAGTCTTGCGGTTTTGATCACATCAGTCATTTTCTATACGCTCAAAATAAAAAAGGAGGGCCGCAGCCCTCCTTCGTGTTCCTAAAGGAAATAACTGGAGCTTATTCGGCTTCTATGGGGTCAACACTCACGATGCTCTTGTCATCACGCGTGCGACGGAAGGAGACATTGCCCGTAACCTTGGAAAAAATCGTATGATCCTTCCCCATACCAACATTATCGCCAGGATGAAATTTTGTGCCGCGCTGACGGATGATGATGTTGCCAGGAATAACAAGTTCCCCGCCAAATTTCTTCACACCAAGGCGCCGACCTTCGGAGTCGCGACCGTTACGGGATGAGCCGCCTGCTTTTTTGTGTGCCATTAGTCTTTACTCCTCTTCAGATTTCGCCGCAGCGGCCTGATCAACTTTTGCCCGTGGCGGTTTACCGGCAAGCAACTCGCGTGCCTGCTCGACCCATTCTTCACGCTCCGCGCGGCCACGCAATTCGAGTTCTTCGTCCATTTTCGTCACAGCAGCGGCATCCATTTCAGCGATCTGCTTAAGTGACGAGATACCGTAACCCTCAAGCTTCTCTTTCAGCTTGGGGCCGACGCCGCCGATCAAGGACACATCATCCTTGATATCAGATTGAGGCGCGTCTGCAGCTGGTGCTGCTTCCTTCTTCGGTGCCGCTTTCTTCTTGGCTGATGGTTTTGCACCACCAGTCAAAATGTCGGTAACACGCAAGACTGTTAAGTGCTGGCGATGCCCGGCCTTGCGACGATATGTCTGGCGACGGCGCTTCTTGAAGACCAC from Parvularcula sp. IMCC14364 encodes the following:
- the rpmA gene encoding 50S ribosomal protein L27; translated protein: MAHKKAGGSSRNGRDSEGRRLGVKKFGGELVIPGNIIIRQRGTKFHPGDNVGMGKDHTIFSKVTGNVSFRRTRDDKSIVSVDPIEAE
- the rplU gene encoding 50S ribosomal protein L21, encoding MYAVVKTGGKQYKVAANDVIKVEKLSGEPGDVVTLDDVLMVAGDSGVTVGSPRVDGAAVAAEILEQARTKKIVVFKKRRRQTYRRKAGHRQHLTVLRVTDILTGGAKPSAKKKAAPKKEAAPAADAPQSDIKDDVSLIGGVGPKLKEKLEGYGISSLKQIAEMDAAAVTKMDEELELRGRAEREEWVEQARELLAGKPPRAKVDQAAAAKSEEE
- a CDS encoding GNAT family N-acetyltransferase, with the protein product MTDVIKTARLELRPLTMQDEAAYFAVVNDYDVVKMTASWPWPVSRSYVADRLEQAATRDPSRNAGLGIFANGELAGNMGGHLEAHHVTGEEVIWVGFMLARKWWGAGLMTEALSVLCPYLWRRLGFVDIYGEHYTDNPASGRVMEKAGFTFVGPAQEVWCAAREKHLSGRQYRLAAEGMPS